A single genomic interval of Mycolicibacterium sp. MU0053 harbors:
- a CDS encoding flavin-containing monooxygenase: MTEFVDVVIVGAGISGISAAWHLQDRCPAKNYVILERRDDLGGTWDLFKYPGIRSDSDMFTLGFRFKPWKSAKSIADGASIKAYIKEAAEENGIDQHIRYGTTVTAADWSDSENRWTVTFERDGQQSQIQCGFVFACSGYYDYDEGYTPKFEGAEDFGGTIVHPQHWPEDLDYAGKQIVVIGSGATAVTLIPALVNSGAGHVTMLQRSPTFIGTLPEVDPIAVKANKYLPEKLAHFVNRWWAIGFSTGQYQVSRHFPEFMRNLLLTRAKRRLPAGYDVKTHFNPSYNPWDERLCLAPNGDLFKAIRRGKAEVVTDTIDRFTETGIRLTSGRELAADIIITATGLNMRLFGGAAVTRNGAPVDISERMTYKAMMLSDIPNMAFTIGYTNASWTLKADLVSEYVCRLLNYMDKHGYDAVEPRHPGPEVEPLPFTDFSPGYFQRALDQLPKSGSSGPWKAKQNYFFDIRAIRQGRVDDDSLQFTKHRAPQPISS, encoded by the coding sequence ATGACCGAATTTGTCGACGTTGTCATCGTCGGGGCCGGAATCTCCGGCATCAGCGCCGCCTGGCATCTGCAGGACCGCTGCCCGGCCAAGAACTACGTGATTCTCGAACGCCGCGACGACCTGGGCGGCACCTGGGACCTGTTCAAGTACCCGGGCATCCGGTCGGACTCCGACATGTTCACCCTGGGCTTCCGCTTCAAGCCCTGGAAGTCGGCGAAGTCGATCGCCGACGGCGCCTCGATCAAGGCCTACATCAAGGAGGCCGCCGAGGAGAACGGGATCGACCAGCACATCCGGTACGGCACCACGGTGACCGCCGCCGATTGGTCCGACAGCGAGAACCGCTGGACCGTCACGTTCGAGCGGGACGGCCAGCAGAGCCAGATCCAGTGCGGCTTCGTGTTCGCCTGCAGCGGCTACTACGACTACGACGAGGGCTACACCCCGAAGTTCGAGGGCGCCGAGGACTTCGGCGGCACCATTGTGCATCCGCAGCACTGGCCCGAGGACCTCGACTACGCGGGCAAGCAGATCGTCGTCATCGGCAGTGGTGCCACCGCGGTGACTCTCATTCCGGCACTGGTCAATTCGGGCGCCGGGCATGTCACGATGCTGCAGCGCTCGCCGACCTTCATCGGGACGCTGCCCGAGGTCGATCCGATCGCGGTGAAGGCCAACAAATACCTGCCGGAAAAGCTGGCGCACTTCGTCAACCGCTGGTGGGCGATCGGCTTCAGCACCGGTCAGTATCAGGTGTCGCGGCACTTCCCGGAGTTCATGCGCAATCTGCTGTTGACGCGGGCAAAGCGCCGGCTACCCGCGGGCTACGACGTCAAGACGCACTTCAATCCCAGCTACAACCCGTGGGATGAGCGGCTGTGCCTGGCACCCAACGGCGATCTGTTCAAGGCGATCCGCCGCGGCAAGGCCGAGGTCGTGACCGACACCATCGACCGATTCACCGAGACCGGCATCAGGTTGACCTCCGGTCGGGAGTTGGCGGCCGACATCATCATCACCGCAACGGGTTTGAACATGCGGCTGTTCGGCGGCGCGGCCGTGACCCGCAACGGTGCGCCGGTCGACATCTCCGAGCGGATGACCTACAAGGCGATGATGCTCTCCGACATCCCGAACATGGCGTTCACCATCGGCTACACCAACGCGTCCTGGACGCTGAAGGCCGATCTGGTGTCCGAGTACGTCTGTCGGCTGCTCAACTACATGGACAAGCACGGCTACGACGCCGTGGAACCCCGGCATCCCGGCCCCGAGGTGGAGCCGCTGCCGTTCACCGACTTCTCGCCGGGGTACTTCCAGCGGGCGCTGGACCAGCTGCCGAAGTCCGGCTCCAGTGGGCCGTGGAAGGCCAAGCAGAACTACTTCTTCGACATCCGTGCCATCCGGCAGGGTCGGGTCGACGACGATTCCTTGCAGTTCACCAAGCACCGGGCGCCGCAGCCGATCTCGAGCTGA
- a CDS encoding PHP domain-containing protein produces the protein MDPAAALRQIAYFKDRAREDSRRVMAYRKAADAVAALTEEQREKLGRTDGWQSLPGVGPKTAKVIAQAWSGREPDTLVELRSTAKDLGGGEIRTALKGDLHLHSNWSDGSAPIEEMMATASALGHQYCALTDHSPRLRIANGLSADRLRHQLDVIDELRERFAPLRILTGIEVDILEDGTLDQEPKLLDRLDVVVASVHSKLAMDAPAMTRRMVRAVTHQRVAVLGHCTGRLVEGNRGLRAESKFDAEKVFTACRDHGTAVEINSRPERRDPPSRLLKLAAEIGCHFSIDTDAHAPGQLDFLGYGAQRALDHDVPAERIINTWATEELLAWTGG, from the coding sequence CTGGATCCGGCCGCCGCACTGCGTCAAATCGCCTACTTCAAGGACCGCGCGCGCGAGGACAGCCGTCGGGTGATGGCCTACCGCAAGGCCGCCGACGCGGTGGCGGCGCTGACCGAGGAACAACGCGAGAAGCTCGGCCGCACCGACGGCTGGCAGTCGCTGCCCGGGGTCGGCCCCAAGACCGCCAAGGTCATCGCGCAGGCGTGGTCCGGGCGCGAGCCCGACACCTTGGTCGAGTTGCGAAGCACGGCAAAGGATCTCGGCGGTGGAGAGATCAGGACCGCGTTGAAGGGCGATCTGCACCTGCACTCGAACTGGTCGGACGGCTCGGCCCCGATCGAGGAGATGATGGCGACGGCCAGCGCGCTCGGACACCAGTACTGCGCGTTGACCGATCACTCGCCGCGGCTGCGGATCGCCAACGGTCTATCGGCCGACCGGCTGCGCCACCAGCTCGACGTCATCGACGAACTGCGTGAGAGGTTCGCGCCGCTGCGCATCCTGACCGGGATCGAGGTCGACATTCTCGAGGACGGCACGCTGGATCAGGAGCCCAAACTGCTCGACCGTCTCGATGTGGTGGTGGCCAGCGTGCATTCGAAGCTCGCGATGGACGCGCCGGCGATGACCCGCCGGATGGTGCGGGCGGTGACTCATCAGCGGGTCGCGGTGCTCGGGCACTGCACGGGCCGACTCGTGGAGGGCAACCGCGGCCTGCGGGCCGAATCCAAGTTCGACGCCGAAAAGGTGTTCACCGCGTGCCGCGACCACGGTACGGCCGTCGAGATCAACTCCCGGCCGGAGCGCCGGGATCCGCCGTCGCGGCTGCTGAAACTGGCCGCGGAGATCGGGTGTCATTTCTCGATCGACACCGACGCGCACGCTCCCGGCCAGTTGGACTTCCTCGGCTACGGGGCGCAGCGCGCGCTGGATCACGACGTCCCCGCCGAGCGGATCATCAACACGTGGGCGACCGAGGAGCTGCTGGCCTGGACCGGGGGCTGA
- the dinB gene encoding DNA polymerase IV produces MFVSDAAPVAILHADLDAFYAAVEQRDDPALRGRPVIVGAGVVLAASYEAKACGVRTAMGGRQARQLCPDAIVVPPRMTAYSQASAAVFEVFHDTTPLVEPISVDEAFLDVGGLARTAGDPVTIAARLREQVRERVGLPITVGIARTKFLAKVASQVAKPDGLLLVPAEGELAFLHPLPVRRLWGVGAKTEEKLRAHGIHTVAQVAELTETTLAAMVGGAMGHQLYCLSRNIDRRRVVTGVRRRSVGAQRALGRAGNTMTAAEVDAVVVNLIDRITRRMRAAQRTGRTVTLRLRFADFGRATRSHTLPRATASTEPILSAARALVADATPVTAERGLTLIGFAVSNIDRGGAQQLELPLDAGADLLAVDLAVDDVRRRFGTAALTRGVLLGRDPGIEVPQLPD; encoded by the coding sequence ATGTTCGTGTCCGATGCCGCCCCCGTGGCGATCCTGCACGCCGACCTCGACGCGTTCTACGCCGCCGTGGAACAGCGCGACGACCCGGCGCTGCGCGGCCGCCCGGTGATCGTCGGGGCCGGCGTGGTGCTGGCGGCCAGCTACGAGGCCAAGGCCTGCGGGGTGCGCACCGCCATGGGCGGACGGCAGGCGCGGCAATTGTGCCCAGATGCCATCGTGGTCCCGCCCCGGATGACGGCTTATTCGCAGGCCAGCGCCGCGGTGTTCGAGGTGTTCCACGACACCACCCCGCTGGTCGAGCCGATCTCGGTGGACGAGGCGTTCCTCGATGTGGGCGGGCTGGCGCGGACCGCCGGGGATCCGGTGACGATCGCGGCGCGGCTGCGCGAACAGGTCCGCGAGCGCGTCGGTCTCCCGATCACCGTCGGCATCGCGCGCACCAAGTTCCTGGCCAAGGTCGCCAGCCAGGTCGCCAAACCCGACGGTCTGTTGCTGGTCCCCGCCGAGGGCGAGCTCGCGTTTCTGCATCCGCTGCCGGTGCGACGGCTGTGGGGCGTGGGCGCCAAGACCGAGGAGAAGTTGCGGGCGCACGGGATCCACACCGTCGCGCAGGTCGCCGAATTGACCGAGACGACGTTGGCCGCGATGGTCGGCGGCGCCATGGGCCACCAGCTCTACTGCCTGTCGCGCAACATCGATCGGCGCCGCGTCGTGACCGGGGTGCGGCGCCGCTCGGTCGGCGCGCAACGCGCACTGGGCCGCGCCGGGAACACCATGACGGCCGCCGAGGTCGATGCCGTGGTGGTCAACCTGATCGATCGCATCACCCGACGGATGCGTGCGGCACAGCGCACCGGGCGCACCGTGACGCTGCGACTGCGGTTCGCCGACTTCGGTCGTGCCACCCGCTCCCACACCCTGCCGCGCGCGACCGCGTCGACCGAACCGATCCTGTCGGCCGCTCGCGCCCTGGTGGCCGACGCGACCCCGGTGACCGCCGAACGCGGGCTCACGTTGATCGGTTTCGCGGTGTCCAACATCGACCGCGGCGGGGCCCAGCAGCTCGAACTGCCGCTGGACGCCGGCGCCGACCTACTGGCCGTGGATCTCGCGGTCGACGACGTGCGGCGCCGGTTCGGCACTGCCGCGCTCACCCGCGGCGTGCTGCTGGGGCGCGATCCGGGAATCGAGGTGCCGCAGCTGCCCGACTAG
- a CDS encoding TetR/AcrR family transcriptional regulator: protein MTTVGPVRANRGRRPSRPSGDDREQAILATARRLLEERAFAEISVVDLAKGAGLSRPTFYFYFPSKEAVLLSLLDPLIQHADTGLSDISAVPADPRRAFRDGIDTFYSAFASDPVLTRAGAEAISTNPEVRALWSGFMQKWIDQTAALIAAERGRGAAPDTLPARELATALNQMNERAMIAAISEESGAVPADRLVDTLTHIWMTSIYGPA from the coding sequence GTGACAACAGTAGGCCCCGTCCGGGCGAACCGTGGGCGTCGTCCCTCCCGCCCCTCGGGCGACGACCGCGAACAGGCCATCCTGGCGACCGCGCGCCGGCTGCTGGAAGAGCGCGCGTTCGCCGAGATCTCGGTCGTCGACCTGGCCAAGGGGGCCGGGTTGTCGCGCCCGACGTTCTACTTCTACTTCCCGTCGAAGGAGGCGGTGCTGCTCTCGCTGCTGGACCCGCTGATCCAGCACGCCGACACCGGACTGTCCGACATCAGCGCCGTGCCCGCCGACCCGCGCCGGGCTTTCCGGGACGGCATCGACACGTTCTACAGCGCATTCGCGTCCGATCCCGTGCTGACCCGCGCCGGCGCCGAGGCCATCTCCACCAACCCCGAGGTGCGCGCCCTGTGGTCGGGGTTCATGCAGAAGTGGATCGACCAGACCGCGGCGCTGATCGCCGCCGAACGCGGGCGCGGCGCCGCGCCCGACACGTTGCCCGCCCGGGAACTCGCGACCGCGCTCAATCAGATGAACGAACGCGCCATGATCGCCGCGATCTCCGAGGAATCGGGCGCCGTCCCGGCCGACCGCCTCGTCGACACCCTCACCCACATCTGGATGACCAGCATCTACGGCCCCGCCTAA
- the rraA gene encoding ribonuclease E activity regulator RraA translates to MTVEPRATADLVDDIGPEVRSCDLQLRQYGGRSMFAGRISTVRCFQDNALLKSVLSEPGDGGVLVIDGDASVHSALVGDVIAELGRSNGWAGLIINGAVRDSAILRTLDIGVKALGTNPRKSTKTGAGERDVEVSFGGVTFVPGQTAYSDDDGIVVV, encoded by the coding sequence GTGACTGTTGAACCGCGCGCCACCGCCGACCTGGTCGACGACATCGGCCCCGAGGTCCGCAGCTGCGACCTCCAACTGCGCCAGTACGGCGGCCGGTCGATGTTCGCCGGGCGCATCAGCACGGTGCGCTGCTTTCAGGACAACGCCCTGCTCAAGTCGGTGCTGTCCGAGCCCGGCGACGGGGGCGTGCTGGTGATCGACGGCGACGCGTCGGTGCACAGCGCGCTCGTCGGCGACGTCATCGCCGAACTCGGCCGCTCCAATGGCTGGGCCGGGCTGATCATCAACGGCGCGGTACGCGATTCCGCGATCCTGCGCACCCTCGACATCGGCGTCAAGGCGCTGGGCACCAACCCGCGCAAGAGCACCAAGACCGGCGCCGGTGAGCGCGATGTCGAGGTGTCCTTCGGCGGGGTCACCTTCGTTCCGGGGCAGACCGCCTACAGCGACGACGACGGCATCGTGGTGGTCTGA
- a CDS encoding glutamate synthase subunit beta, whose protein sequence is MADPYGFLKHTQRQTPPRRPVPLRLQDWKEVYEEFSHETLQVQASRCMDCGIPFCHNGCPLGNLIPEWNDLVFNGRWRDGIERLHATNNFPEFTGRLCPAPCESSCVLGINQDPVTIKQVEVELIDNAFNEGWVVPLPPSVLTGKKVAVVGSGPAGLAAAQQLTRAGHHVTVFERADRIGGLLRYGIPEFKMEKRHIDRRLEQMAAEGTEFRAGVNVGIDITAQHLLSDYDAVVLAGGATAWRDLPIPGRELDGIHQAMEFLPWANRVQFGDDVLDENGQPPITAKDKKVIIIGGGDTGADCLGTSHRQGAVSVHQFEIMPRPPETRAESTPWPTYPLMFRVSSAHEEGGERVFAVNTEKFLGEDGHVTGLKAHEVVLNAGKFEKVEGSDFELAADLVLLAMGFVGPEREGLLTELGVELTDRGNVGRDDDFQTSVPGVFVAGDMGRGQSLIVWAIAEGRAAAAAVDRFLVEETALPAPIKPTDVPQR, encoded by the coding sequence GTGGCTGATCCCTACGGCTTCCTCAAGCACACCCAACGCCAGACGCCGCCGCGTCGGCCGGTTCCGCTGCGCCTCCAGGACTGGAAAGAGGTCTACGAGGAATTCAGTCACGAGACCCTGCAGGTGCAGGCCTCGCGCTGCATGGACTGCGGTATCCCGTTCTGCCACAACGGCTGTCCGCTGGGCAACCTGATCCCGGAGTGGAACGACCTGGTGTTCAACGGTCGGTGGCGCGACGGCATCGAACGGTTGCACGCCACCAACAACTTCCCCGAGTTCACCGGCCGGCTGTGCCCGGCGCCGTGTGAGTCCTCGTGCGTGTTGGGCATCAACCAGGATCCGGTGACCATCAAGCAGGTCGAAGTCGAGCTGATCGACAACGCCTTCAACGAGGGCTGGGTGGTCCCGTTGCCGCCGTCGGTGCTCACCGGCAAGAAGGTCGCGGTGGTGGGTTCGGGGCCGGCCGGTCTGGCCGCGGCCCAGCAGCTGACCCGGGCCGGCCATCACGTGACGGTGTTCGAGCGGGCCGACCGCATCGGCGGCCTGCTGCGCTACGGCATCCCCGAGTTCAAGATGGAAAAGCGCCACATCGACCGCCGGCTCGAGCAGATGGCGGCCGAGGGCACCGAGTTCCGCGCGGGCGTCAACGTCGGCATTGATATAACAGCGCAGCACCTCCTCTCCGATTACGACGCGGTGGTGCTGGCCGGCGGCGCGACCGCCTGGCGTGACCTGCCGATCCCGGGCCGCGAGCTCGACGGCATCCACCAGGCCATGGAGTTCCTACCGTGGGCCAACCGGGTGCAGTTCGGTGATGATGTGCTCGACGAGAACGGGCAGCCGCCGATCACCGCCAAGGACAAGAAGGTCATCATCATCGGCGGCGGCGACACCGGCGCCGACTGCCTCGGCACCTCGCACCGGCAGGGCGCGGTCAGCGTGCACCAGTTCGAGATCATGCCGCGGCCGCCCGAGACGCGGGCCGAGTCGACGCCGTGGCCGACGTATCCGCTGATGTTCCGGGTGTCCTCGGCGCACGAGGAGGGCGGCGAGCGGGTGTTCGCGGTCAACACCGAGAAGTTCCTGGGCGAGGACGGCCACGTCACCGGGCTCAAGGCCCACGAAGTGGTGCTGAACGCCGGCAAGTTCGAGAAGGTCGAGGGCTCGGACTTCGAGCTGGCGGCCGATCTGGTGCTGCTGGCGATGGGCTTCGTCGGCCCGGAGCGCGAGGGGCTGCTGACCGAGCTCGGTGTCGAGTTGACCGACCGCGGCAACGTCGGTCGCGACGATGATTTCCAGACCTCGGTGCCCGGCGTGTTCGTCGCCGGGGACATGGGCCGCGGCCAGTCGCTGATCGTGTGGGCGATCGCCGAGGGACGCGCCGCCGCGGCCGCGGTGGATCGGTTCCTGGTCGAGGAGACGGCGCTGCCGGCGCCCATCAAGCCGACCGACGTCCCGCAACGGTAG